A window of Candidatus Eisenbacteria bacterium contains these coding sequences:
- a CDS encoding NAD(P)/FAD-dependent oxidoreductase, which yields MKSGATSPNRVVIIGGGAAGLFAAGRAAELGARVLLLEKMPHPGMKLNITGKGRCNVTNMAPTAEFITHFGRNGRFLRQALSRFSNADLVEFLEQKGVRCVTERGDRVFPASNRAEEITSALTYWLNAHGAEIRTLATVLGIATKDQRVSGVTFCATPYGKAPATLIRAADSKTAPADSVILATGGASYPATGSTGDGYDFAEETGHRVIPARPALVPLVTSGPTAKRLQGLSLKNVTAALLVDGEKRRKLLGEMLFTHFGLSGPIILTLSREAGDELKDGKKVEISIDLKPALDESKLDARLIREFQAQNRRQFQTILKTLLPQKLIPVCIDLTKIPADKQGHHITAGERNRLCGWLKNFKFEVLRTRSFKEAIVTAGGVDLKQIDPRTMESKLIKGLFFAGEVIDLDGDTGGFNLQAAFSTGWVAGSSAAGG from the coding sequence ATGAAATCCGGCGCAACATCTCCAAATAGGGTTGTCATCATCGGTGGCGGTGCCGCCGGTCTTTTCGCCGCCGGCCGCGCCGCCGAACTCGGCGCCCGGGTTCTACTTCTTGAGAAGATGCCTCATCCCGGCATGAAATTGAATATTACCGGCAAGGGGCGGTGCAATGTGACCAATATGGCCCCCACCGCGGAATTTATAACGCACTTCGGACGCAACGGCCGGTTCTTGCGCCAAGCGCTCTCCCGGTTCTCCAATGCGGATCTCGTCGAATTTTTAGAACAAAAGGGTGTTCGTTGCGTCACCGAACGCGGAGACAGAGTTTTCCCGGCGAGCAATAGAGCTGAAGAGATAACCAGCGCTCTGACATATTGGCTAAATGCTCATGGCGCGGAAATTCGCACCCTCGCGACGGTTTTGGGCATTGCCACGAAGGATCAAAGGGTTTCAGGTGTTACCTTCTGCGCCACGCCATACGGAAAGGCGCCGGCGACGCTGATACGCGCGGCGGATTCCAAGACGGCGCCCGCGGATAGCGTCATCCTTGCCACCGGGGGCGCCTCCTATCCCGCAACCGGATCCACCGGCGATGGATACGATTTCGCCGAGGAAACCGGTCATAGAGTCATTCCGGCGCGTCCGGCGCTTGTGCCGCTCGTGACATCCGGCCCAACGGCCAAGCGGCTTCAGGGTCTAAGCCTGAAAAATGTAACAGCGGCTCTTCTAGTTGACGGTGAAAAGCGGCGAAAATTGCTCGGGGAAATGCTATTTACACATTTCGGCCTTTCCGGTCCGATCATTCTCACTTTGAGCCGTGAGGCTGGAGACGAGCTCAAAGACGGAAAGAAGGTTGAGATTTCAATCGATTTAAAGCCGGCCCTTGATGAATCAAAACTCGATGCAAGGCTGATCCGGGAATTCCAGGCTCAAAACCGCCGGCAATTTCAAACCATCCTAAAGACACTTCTTCCTCAAAAACTCATCCCGGTTTGTATCGACCTCACAAAAATTCCCGCCGACAAACAGGGCCACCATATCACAGCCGGGGAACGGAATCGCCTGTGCGGTTGGCTCAAGAATTTCAAATTCGAGGTTCTTCGAACCCGATCGTTCAAGGAAGCCATTGTCACGGCAGGCGGTGTCGATCTTAAACAAATCGACCCGCGAACGATGGAATCCAAGCTGATCAAAGGCCTCTTCTTTGCAGGTGAAGTCATCGATCTGGACGGTGACACGGGCGGGTTCAATCTTCAGGCCGCCTTCTCAACCGGATGGGTCGCAGGAAGTTCCGCGGCGGGTGGATAG